The DNA region CCTTTTACTCCCCTCTGTAGGGGTGTCTTTCCATGCCACAAGGCAAAGGGGACCCACATCATGCCTGCCCTTCTCCAATGAGCCAACACTGCTTGGCCCCGTAGCGTCCCCATCCTTGCAGACCTGCTGCACACAAGCACCGTGTGGCCTTCTGCACCCAAAAGCATCCCGCTGTCCCACCGCTCCACGCAGCCCAGCACTGACAGCATGGTCAGGGTTGCCCAGATGACACGGGATAGGGACAGAGCTGGTGCTGAGGGCAGTGCCTCAGCGCGGGGGGaccatcccctgcctgcagcaagCAGCTCTTTATGAAAGAGATAACACAGGGCAGGTTCCCGATCTGGCGGGGCTCCAGGAACTTCATTTCATCTCCTCAGGTCAGCAAGGGCCTGAGCTATGGGTGGTTTCTCCCCGCCCAAGGTATGCGCTGAGCTGTGGAGACCAGGTGTGGCTGAAAGGTGTATTTTTACTTTGGAGGACTGTGTCCTCACtttgtggcttctttttttttgttgttgctgtttctcAGTGTTGCAGAGACCCAACGCAGGCGCTTTGGCTGAGAGCAGCTAAGATCAGGAGCAAAACGAGATTTTCCAGTGCTTCTTCATTAAAATCCTCTGCCTGCTGATTCAGCTGACTTGTTTGGGGGTTCGTTTAACCTGCCGAACATGATGTTAATCTCAGACACAAAGTGGAGGCCCCGTGGACAGGCCTGGGGCAAGCTCCAGGAGCTCCAGATGAGCTGACACGGGGCAGCATCACGCAGGGAGCTGCTCGGGGTGCAGCCCTGGTCCACACTCAGTGGCCACCCGGACCCCAGCCCTCACTGGTGGGGGTGCACTGCATTTCACAACAGGACTGCTTCGATGCATGAAACTGCTGGGGAAGGGCCAGGGCGTTTCACAACAGGGTGTCAGGGACCATCCGCTCAGTTGCAGAATTTTGTAGCAGTTTCAGGAAACTGTACTTTTGGTCATTTTATCATGCTGGAGGTAGGGAAGGGCAAGGATGGATTACAGGGtatgggatggggcagggatttCCAAAGAGGGATGGTGACTAGACCCTCAGCTGTGCCCCCCGGGCAGCAGGGATGAGACCCCTGGTTTTTAAATGCCAGTGCAGTCACTAAGGTGACCAGGGAGCCTGGGTATCTCTTAGGGTCACAGGAACATGTGCTAACACAACTTTTTGCCTGGCTCTGCAGGTCTTCTTGCAGGGGGAACCTCCCTGTCCAGCCATGCCCGTAAGCCATGCCAAAGTGGCTGCAGCAAGCTGCAGTCCTAGCCCCAAGGCCACTGGGGTTGAGCAAGCACCCACTTGCTGGAGCTGTGGTGGAGGAGGAGTGGGAAGCAGGCGTCAGGCAGCGCACAAGCAGCCCGATAGCCATGGCAAGGGAAAGATCTGGTTCGAGGTGACGGGGGTTGGTTGTGCCCTGAGGACCTGAGCCCTGGCAGGGCACCCCATGCTTGACAATCATTGCAAAACGTTGCAACATCTTTCAAAATATACATTTACAGGCAAGTGGCTGGCTGATGCGGGAAGAGGGCACGGCAGGGTTTGTCACTATGTGGTTTGCAGTGTTTCACAGCAGGTTTTAGCCGAGGATCAGGACAGGACATATGTTCTGGTCGCTAGATGTGGTTTTAGCTTGGGGAAGCCAGGGGACGCGCTCTGAGCCCTGCCTCCTGAGCACCTTGAGCATCATCAGGTCAGCGACGCTCCCGCTGCGACCTAGCATGAGCAGCCAccccgggagctggggcagcCTCGAGGTTTTCCCATCCTGGAGCCGCAGGGGAAAGGATTTCCCAGTCCTTTAGATCGAGCCAAAAAGCATTCACATATGTCTCAGCCGTATCGAACAGCTACCAACTCAGCTGCTTGGCAGGCACTACTTTGGTCCAGCCCAAAGGGAGCTgagagccagctctgctgcccgcaCAGGCACGGCACaactgctgcagggtgctggacCCTCTCCAAGCCCTCCTGGAGCTCTGGCAGGTTGCAGGGCTGGATCTGGCCATTGCACTTGCCCTTCCTGCCTGTGCTGCAACATGCAAAGTGTTGCTCTCGCTTGTGctggggcagctgcctgctcagccccGTGGGGTGGTGGTACCCGAGCATGCGGTGAGGAAAAGAGCTAGATTACAGTGTATTTAGTACCCAGAAATGGTTTGTTGGTGCTGCAAGACGTCTCCCAGATAGCTTAGGCAGGGACAAGATCCTTGTGCCCTGCTGGACGCTGTCAGGGTTTTGATCAGAATATTTTACTGGTGGAAAACTCCAAGATGGAAACTATCCGGGCGTTTCATCTTGGCTGGGTAGCAAGTGGTTCAgcaggttgggagggagcactCCGGATGACTTGTCTGTGTGGGAAAACTCTGAAATTTGAGTTTTCATTGGGATTTAGGGAGAAAATTTTAAACCTCAGAATTTCCCACGGGCTAGAAGTTATATATACAGATAGtgatttctgtggatttttttttttcctaggagcaCCCTGGCTTGTTCTTGTGGTAAAGGCTGTGTTCTGTTGTGAGCTGCTGTTGTCATGGGtattaatgcatttttcctgCTCATGGGCAATTCTGCATCCAGAGGACGCACTTGGCATGGCCAAGGGGAAAAAGCTAGATGAGGATGGGCAAAACAGGAGGTGCTTCCCCAAGCTAGGCCGGCTCTGCTCTTCCCAGTCTACGCAGAAAACTTCCTCTGCCGGGATAAAAACCTCTAATATGACTGCTATATGTCACAGCTGATGGTTAAAAGCCTTGCAGGCCTttcttgcactggtcttctgGCCATTAATACCCTCCTAGCCCATCAGTCCAGCCCTCTTGGCTTGGACCAGACACTGAGCCCACTCACCACATCTCGATCATGAGCCTCTTCCTTTATGGGTTTTTGGGGTGCCTCATTTAGGCAAGCCTTTATCCCACAGCTCCAGCAGGACCATGCATTCGCTGCTGCTGGTGCCCACCCTCCCCATCCATGAGATGGATGCAAAAGGGAGTGCTGAGATAGGAAGGACTCAAGGAACTTCAAGTGATGCTTTATTGTCTTACAAGCATGAGTGATCCAAGCAGACAGAAGGCAGCCAGAGCCCAATTCCTATAAGCAACCCCCTCTGAGTTTTTCATGGGTCGTGCATTGAGACTCAATCCTTGTCTGGTGTACAGCGGTCATCCCCGTGGCTGATACGATGGGCATCATCAGTCACCTTGGCCAAGACGATGCTGAACTCCTCAAAAGTCAGCTCTTTGTCCTTATTTAAGTCTGTCTCTTCGAAGAGCTTGCCCAGGTAGTCGTGATGGTTCCTGCCCTGAAATTGGGGGACAGGACATGTGTTAGCATGCCCCCTCCCTGGGCTGCACACCCACTGGTGGAAACTGAGCCAGCTTTATTTTTGCATGCCCTGGGAAGAGTTTGGAAGCTGCAAGATCATTGTGACCCTCTCCTACCTTGTAGTTAGCCCTAGTTAAAACCCCAGATAGACAGGCTCTTGTCCCAAGCCCCTTTGGCTGCTCCGCACCCCTGCAGTGGCAGGAGGGATGAGTGCGGATGGTCCCACAGCACATGGACAAGCTGGGTCTGATCACAGAAACCCTCTCTGAATGGACTGCAGCCCATTCTCCCAGGAAGATCCCTGGAGGCAACCTCAGCCTCATCCCCCCCACAACCCTCCAAGGAGAGCACCCCTCCAGGGAGCACAGCACAGCCCCTGTGGCACTCACACAAGCTTGCAGGAAGGTCGGTGCCTGCTCAGTCAGCAGTGTCTTGAAGTCTTTGAAGTTGAGGAGGTCAAACTCCCCATCCCGGATGCTGTAACGGTGGTAGACATTCACAATGGTTTTCAGGGCCATCTCCAGCGTGCAGTTTCCAGGGAACCGCCGAGTCTCGGAAAGGGTGTTTGCGGTGTGGGCGCTTGCAGACATGGCTGAGCTCTTGAGGTACCCGCAGAAACTGTGTGGAGAAACCTCAAAGCCATGAGATGCATCAGAAAACAGGCACCCCACGCCATGTTCTTGgcccccaccccaggcaccccaaagGGGGTTGCGCTGCACCATAGCAGCAGATCTGCACCAGGAGCCCTGTCTCGTCGGAGCTGAGCAGACCAGCAGCGCCCAGCGTGCCCGGGGGCAGCCGGCAGCTCCTCGGCGCTGAGCGGGTAATAAGTGGTTTTAGGAATGTTGCTGTTTTACAGCATCGCCCAACAGCCTTTAATTTTAGTTTCGCCCAAGAAGGGGCTTGTTCTTACTGACCTGGAGGCATTTGTCAGGCAAATCAGACAAACCCACTGGGCTGTAGTCGCATATCTGTACTCTGCCACCGACAGCAAGGATGACTTTAAGACAGGGAGCACAGTTCAGGTACGAGCTCCATTGCAGCCTCTGcctgacctcctcctcctctctttgtgAATCTCCCTCTCCTCTTTGGGTTGCAAACCCTTTCCACCGCAGACACTGAACACAGAGACCCGATGGGTGCCACGATGCAAGTGACACCGAAGGGCGCTCTCCTTGCCAGCAGAAACAATTACACCTCCACCAAAGATGGCACAGAAATGCCATTAATTTATATTTGTCATCCTGTAGCCAAAGCCAGCTTCCTACCCTGGCCTGAGCAGAAAGCATCACCCCGGAATAAAGCAGGTATGGCATGAAGTGATATTCAAAATAGCTTTTCCCTCACCTTATTTCCTGCAAGAACCATTACAGTGTTACTTACCCTTGTCTCCAAGAAGGGTTTGCAGAGGATGGGTCTGTTGCAGCGATCCAAGAGCCCTTTTATATATGTCTGAGGTCCTCTTTCATCAGAGATGGTGACACACCTGCTGCAAGCAACAGCTTGAGTTAGCATTTCCCATACCTGGAAATTGCAAGGTGGGAACTTCTGAACCCCTCCCGGTCTCATACCTCTGCACATAGTTCCTGGTTGCACCCACCGGGCTTTGGAAATGCTGTCCTTCCACCCCACCATCGCTTCCGACAGGGCTGAGCTGCTCGTGTGCTGGGCAAAGACTGGGGAAAAACACTGGACGTACTGTCACACCTCAACGTGAAAGTAAAGGGCAAGTCCGTCTTGGCAGAACTTACCAAAACTTTGCAGGTTTTGCAACATGCTGAAAATTTTGCGTGCTGTCATGCCGATGTAGAAGAAAGATCAGCTGTTTCAGAGAGATGTGGATAACTTTGTCCCTTAATTGTTCTTAATGTGATCTTTGTTTTCTACAATACTAACTGGTTGAACGCTAGCAAAAATGAAGACAGGATCTGCCTTTTAATAAATTGTTTTCCAGAGTATTTTCCATTACTTTCTATTTTCACATCACTTGTACCAAATCTTTCCTCTTGCTCCCAAAACTTTGTGAAGGAAACTGTGcataaaacaagaagaaaatctgaGGTCAGGCTCTTTACTGGTTGGAGCATTAACTAGCAAGTGTTTTGCAATAGTCACCTCTGGGCCACCCGTCTTGCGTTAGCAGAACAGGTACTAGAAGAATGGAGAGActataaaaagatgtaaaaataagaCAATAGATTCCAGGAAGAGGggaggaacagaaaaacaaaagggtAACCATTCCTGTTTGAGGATGCTGCTTGTGTGTCCCGGGGGCAGTATCAAGAACTGTTGCATGAGTTTATTCTGGTATCCCTGACTCACtttattgcttttgttcttttcctgctCTACTCATCAGGGACTGTCAACAATCCAAAATTGCGTCCTCATTCCCCAGCTGGCCTTGCAAAGCATCAGCCGAGGCTGGTTTTTGCCTGGTGCACTTGCACAGTCCCCACGCAGACAGACCTGTGGACTCTGAATTCCCTTCTTTCCCAGCCATATTCCCCAAAAACCTCTGGGGGAGGCAGCTCGTGATGCCCAAGTGACACCCGGGTGCCCTGGCAGGACAGTGAATAACGTCTGGCCCTGGGGGACAAGGGCTGCTTCCTAATGGCAAAATTGTGGAACCAGAGTGATCATCTGTGTCATTGAATGCAAATAACCACGCAATAGCCCCATGCTTCCTTTCACAACTCAGTTTTACACGGGACAGGCTTCTGGTTTCAGCTGATGTTGGAAATGTCGAAGCCTCCTGAGCCTGAGGGTTTCCCGCTCAGTGCCCAGTCACTGGCAGATACAGGAGCTATTTTCCACTCATGTGGAGCCCACGGTGGCTTGTAAATGTGCTGTGACTTGGGGGGGGCTGTTGCCCCATGCTAATAAAAACATGCAACTTTATTGTGCAGAGTTAACACCAGCTCTCCAGAGCCCCTCGGCCTCATTCTTTGCTGTGCTGGGGCTTGCAAGATAAGTGCTGGTTGCTTTGCAAAAGCGTTGTGCACACACCTAGGatgctgcacccccagctcctgaGCTGGGTCTTGGCAGCCACCTGGGGAAGCAGCCCCTGGCTGTGCTTCACCCCTGGCATGTCCTGGAGCTGGTGCAAAGAGGGGCCAGGAGAACCAGGGCTGGGGACGCTCTTGTGCCACCATCGGCTGCCTCTGACCAGGAACCTCCCCAGCGTGATGGGGTGCTACGCACCCCACCGTCTGCTGAGGTGAAGGGTGCTGAGGCCAACCACCGTGTGCAGGGAACCCGCTGAGCCTCGGGAAGGCAGTGGGAGTATGCCGGGGTCTGACGTGCTTCAGGGCAGGGAGCCCACGCAGCCTGCGCTGCTCAGCTGGAACCCAGCAGCACTGCTGTCCTGGCTCCCcgctctgcagagagcagggtcCCCCCCTGCCACCTTCCCTTTCCCATTGCTCCTCCAGTTCAATCTGCATTTAACCCCCCACAGCCGCGGGCTGGGTGCATATTGCATCCTCCCTGGAGACAACAGGACACATAATACAGATGCGTTTGGTgcttgaagaaagaaattttatttcaatgcCATAGGCAGAGGCAGACAACAAAGCTTTGGTTACAGGTTTGTCTGTGCTTGCGGACAAACGgaaggggtgctgctgctggaagacCACAATCCCATGGGTACAGTCACCCTGGGAACCACTTCACTTtgcaggaccgtggccgtggtcGTGGCCGTGGTCATGGCCATGGTCATGGTCATGACCGGCATCTGGATGCCGGTCATGGCTCCTAGGACACTGGTGGGACCTATTGTGGGCATCAATGACTACAAGATTCAGCGTGGTCAGGAACTCGGTGAACTTCAGGCGACCGTTGTGATTGCCGTCTGCTCTGCTGAAGAGCTTGCTTATGTAGTCATCGATGGACGTGTTAGGCTGCAGCAGGACAAACACAAAAACGAGCCTGAAGTAC from Calonectris borealis chromosome 29, bCalBor7.hap1.2, whole genome shotgun sequence includes:
- the LOC142094335 gene encoding protein S100-A7-like gives rise to the protein MSASAHTANTLSETRRFPGNCTLEMALKTIVNVYHRYSIRDGEFDLLNFKDFKTLLTEQAPTFLQACGRNHHDYLGKLFEETDLNKDKELTFEEFSIVLAKVTDDAHRISHGDDRCTPDKD
- the LOC142094322 gene encoding protein S100-A12-like: MKTDLELALECAINIYHQYAIKHPIDDYLSKCEFSELLKENAKPFLHNTIPPNTSIDDYISKLFSRADGNHNGRLKFTEFLTTLNLVVIDAHNRSHQCPRSHDRHPDAGHDHDHGHDHGHDHGHGPAK